Proteins from one Hyperolius riggenbachi isolate aHypRig1 chromosome 2, aHypRig1.pri, whole genome shotgun sequence genomic window:
- the B3GALT5 gene encoding beta-1,3-galactosyltransferase 5, giving the protein MAFHCVRTMSRTLTTEMCSHPRLPMISRKKIAFLIILCFPCAITVWFLVSNNDDFDLCYYCFFKDRNYFALNLHYKKGHFTRVPEAHCKESPPFLVLLVTTTHKQEEERMVIRDTWGKERLIHGKRVVTFFLLGSPADPSTDEDVSLPEEFNNYHDIIQKDFIDTYYNLTIKTLMGIDWVMNFCPQTTYIMKTDTDMFVNTIYLVELLLRKNQTTHFFTGILKTNDSPIRHIFSKWYISKREFAGTKYPPFCSGTGYVFSVDVARRIYTISLSIPFFKLEDVYIGMCLNKLKISLQELHTSEVFFASKPIFSVCTYRNLVTAHELKPQEIALYWKALQQAQNESC; this is encoded by the coding sequence aTATCTCGGAAAAAGATTGCCTTTCTCATCATCCTTTGTTTCCCATGTGCCATCACCGTTTGGTTCTTGGTCAGCAACAATGATGATTTCGACCTGTGTTATTACTGCTTTTTTAAAGACAGGAATTATTTCGCCCTTAACTTGCACTATAAAAAAGGCCACTTCACCAGAGTGCCTGAGGCACACTGCAAAGAAAGCCCTCCATTCCTGGTGCTCTTGGTGACCACAACGCACAAACAAGAGGAGGAACGTATGGTAATCCGTGATACGTGGGGTAAAGAGAGACTTATCCATGGAAAACGTGTGGTGACCTTCTTTCTCcttggcagccctgcagatccaAGTACTGATGAAGATGTCAGCCTGCCCGAAGAGTTTAACAACTATCATGACATCATCCAAAAAGATTTCATAGACACTTATTACAATCTGACTATTAAAACCTTAATGGGCATCGACTGGGTCATGAATTTTTGCCCTCAGACTACTTACATCATGAAAACAGACACGGACATGTTTGTCAATACTATTTATCTTGTTGAACTACTTCTACGTAAAAACCAGACTACACATTTTTTCACAGGGATCCTGAAGACAAATGATAGCCCAATACGTCATATCTTCAGCAAATGGTACATAAGTAAAAGAGAGTTTGCTGGCACTAAATATCCCCCTTTTTGTTCAGGTACTGGCTACGTGTTCTCAGTAGATGTTGCGCGCAGAATCTACACCATTTCACTTTCTATACCGTTCTTTAAACTGGAGGATGTGTATATAGGGATGTGCTTGAACAAGCTGAAAATCTCACTACAGGAATTGCACACCAGTGAAGTGTTTTTTGCTTCAAAACCCATATTCTCTGTGTGCACCTATCGGAACCTTGTAACGGCCCATGAGTTAAAACCACAGGAAATTGCCCTTTACTGGAAAGCTCTACAGCAAGCACAAAATGAATCTTGTTAA